One genomic region from Eptesicus fuscus isolate TK198812 chromosome 18, DD_ASM_mEF_20220401, whole genome shotgun sequence encodes:
- the SUSD5 gene encoding sushi domain-containing protein 5: MTAQTMAAQGPGPRARLWTAALLLLGLPRLSVRADGKLFVLESQNGSQGLDLEAARLSCQSRGAHLASAEELRRVVQECTSAVCAAGWLADGTLGTTVCSKGSGEQHIMKAVDVRIESNPAPGGTYNALCIKDEEKPCGDPPSFPHTILQGRTGLEMGDELLYVCAPGHVTGHRESAFTLLCNSCGEWYGLVQACGKDQAEAHIDYEDNFPDDRSVSFRELMEDSRTEAEEDRGQGEAPEEAPKQDRLVSISAGRENIAQDTAFVPTTGLPSAGSSVPTGLPGSVLKGKYLFWLPAQTFHKLELEKEMDDDTKKQLPAGDNQSGITLAPGEPETKVTYSSTGGASGPYVGRNDSKAGDPMVSSSDESWLDGYPVTDGAWRKTEAEEEEVEEDGDKGDGSVGLEECAVFTSHQPVLVEVNKPRSTTLTPNEDTTHSSVLPSQTLDAEASVLRPKSVSETEGPSKGDGGLTRYQSTVPWRFAIERSPVATSPYDLTSSTLETVTSAVPKTPNHIPSTTMAATPVAMETTAPEVQDNFPYLLSEDFLGQEGPGPGAAEELLPTMEPCVGDECPSFSRGPIIATIVTVLCLLLLLAGVAAVWGYRRCQHKSSVYKLNVGQRQARHYHQQIEMEKV; this comes from the exons GGAAGCTCTTTGTGCTGGAGTCTCAGAACGGCTCTCAGGGGCTGGACCTGGAGGCGGCTCGGCTTTCCTGCCAGAGCAGGGGTGCTCACCTGGCGTCTGCGGAGGAGCTGCGGAGGGTGGTGCAGGAGTGCACCTCCGCGGTGTGCGCCGCGGGCTGGCTGGCCGACGGCACCCTGGG GACAACCGTGTGCAGCAAGGGGAGTGGTGAACAGCACATCATGAAAGCTGTGGATGTGAGAATTGAGAGCAACCCGGCTCCTGGTGGCACATACAATGCCCTTTGTATTAAGGATGAAG AGAAGCCGTGTGGAGACCCGCCTTCGTTCCCACACACCATCCTGCAGGGACGCACGGGCCTGGAGATGGGGGACGAGCTGCTGTACGTGTGCGCCCCGGGCCACGTCACGGGCCACCGCGAGAGCGCCTTCACCTTGCTGTGTAACAGCTGTGGGGAGTGGTACGGCCTGGTGCAGGCCTGCGGGAAAG aTCAGGCTGAGGCACATATTGACTATGAAGATAATTTCCCTGATGACAGGTCTGTGTCATTCCGAGAGCTCATGGAGGATTCCCGGACAGAGGCCGAGGAGGACAGGGGTCAAGGAGAagcccctgaggaggccccaaAACAGGACCGTCTGGTCTCCATTTCTGCGGGGAGAGAAAACATAGCCCAGGACACAGCCTTTGTGCCAACGACAGGCTTGCCCAGCGCGGGGAGCAGCGTTCCCACAGGCCTGCCAGGATCGGTACTGAAAGGGAAGTACTTGTTCTGGCTTCCTGCTCAGACCTTCCACAAGCTTGAGCTGGAAAAGGAGATGGATGATGACACCAAAAAGCAGCTTCCTGCTGGAGACAACCAGAGTGGCATAACGTTGGCCCCAGGTGAACCTGAAACCAAGGTGACCTATAGCAGCACTGGTGGAGCCTCGGGGCCATATGTAGGCAGGAATGATAGCAAGGCAGGGGACCCGATGGTGAGCAGCAGCGACGAGTCCTGGTTAGACGGCTACCCTGTGACCGATGGGGCTTGgaggaagacagaggcagaagaggaggaAGTGGAAGAAGATGGGGACAAGGGGGATGGGTCAGTAGGGCTGGAAGAATGTGCTGTATTTACTTCCCATCAGCCTGTTCTTGTGGAGGTTAATAAGCCCAGGAGTACCACCCTCACACCGAATGAGGACACGACCCACAGTTCAGTTCTTCCATCTCAAACGCTAGATGCCGAAGCTTCTGTTCTCAGACCCAAGAGTGTGTCTGAAACCGAGGGTCCCAGTAAGGGAGATGGTGGCTTGACCAGGTACCAGTCGACTGTCCCTTGGAGGTTTGCCATAGAGAGGTCTCCTGTGGCCACCTCACCCTATGACCTCACCAGCTCTACCCTGGAGACAGTAACATCTGCTGTCCCAAAGACGCCCAACCACATTCCCTCAACTACCATGGCAGCCACCCCGGTTGCCATGGAAACCACGGCTCCCGAGGTCCAGGATAACTTCCCATACCTGCTGTCAGAGGACTTCTTGGGACAGGAAGGCCCTGGTCCAGGTGCAGCTGAGGAGCTCCTTCCAACCATGGAGCCATGTGTAGGAGACGAGTGTCCCAGCTTCAGCAGAGGCCCCATCATCGCCACGATCGTCACCgtcctgtgcctgctgctgctcctggcaGGCGTGGCGGCCGTGTGGGGCTACCGCAGGTGCCAGCACAAGAGCTCCGTGTACAAGCTGAACGTCGGCCAGCGGCAGGCTCGGCACTACCACCAGCAGATCGAGATGGAGAAGGTCTAG